The Lolium perenne isolate Kyuss_39 chromosome 6, Kyuss_2.0, whole genome shotgun sequence genome segment ccaccatggattgggccaagatttggcacacttgtgaaccttgtgatgtgaaaccttggttgctcagtgttttcccattttggagttggcaccatggtggccccatggtgtagatgtgtcgatagaggggttttcggaggaaaagagggggaaattcatgaaaaatgaccaaaccaccatggattgggccaagatttggcacagttgtgaaccttgtgatgtgaaaccttggttgctcagtgttttcccattttggagttggcaccatggtggccccatggtgtagatgtgtcgagacaggggtttccggaggaaaagagggggtaattcatgaaaaatgaccaaaccaccatggaattgggcaagatttggcacagttgtgaaccttgtgatgtgaaaccttggttgctaagtgttttcccattttggagttggcaccatggtggccccatggtgtagatgtgtcgatagaggggttttcggaggaaaagagggggaaattcatgaaaaatgaccaaaccaccatggattgggccaagatttggcacacttgtgaaccttgtgatgtgaaaccttggttgctcagtgttttcccattttggagttggcaccatggtggccccatggtgtagatgtgtcgatagaggggttttcggaggaaaagagggggaaattcatgaaaaatgaccaaaccaccatggattgggccaagatttggcacacttgtgaaccttgtgatgtgaaaccttggttgctcagtgttttcccattttggagttggcaccatggtggccccatggtgtagatgtgtcgagacaggggtttccggaggaaaagagggggtaattcatgaaaaatgaccaaaccaccatggaattgggcaagatttggcacacttgtgaaccttgtgatgtgaaaccttggttgctaagtgttttcccattttggagttggcaccatggtggccccatggtgtagatgtgtcgagacaggggttttcggaggaaaagagggggaaattcatgaaaattgaccaaaccaccatggattgggccaagatttggcacaattgtgaaccttgtgatgtgaatccttGTGCTgtcaaaaatgaccaaaccaccattttggagttggcaccatttaAGGCTGggtaaaaaaaaaatcataatATTTTTCATAATTTGTATGAAACAATAAAATTGTAACTTTATTCATATTTGATAGATCTTAGTTTACAGACATAGATGTAATGTGCATGAAGTAAAATTTGGAAATTATTATTTGTAAAAACCAGAAtgcaatttgaaactttgcattgAAAATAATAATTACAAATATGGGACTTAAATTGCATTATTATGAGTTGGGACAACTTAATGGGCTTTCGGCCCATTTAATGATTAATGAATGCGTTGACTGGTACATTACGTGCGAGTAGTGCGGGGTGATTGGGTTGAAATAGTGCAGGTCGTGGACTCGTTGACCTAACCTCCATCTTCCCACGTCCGCCGCCGCCCCCCACCTGAACCACCGTCTGCCGCCCCCGAGCTGAACCACCGTCCGGCACCCCGCACATCACCGACCCTCGGACGCACATCTCTGTGGCGGCCACCGTCGTCTGTGCATCGACATCAAGATCTCTCCCGCGGCCACCGTGGGTGTCTGCTGCGGCCATCATCGTCTCTGCCGCGGACATCCTCGTATCTAGGGCGGCCACCGTCTCTGCCTCGACAAACGCAGGTATGCCGCGGCCACCATCATCTGTGACGCGACCATACTCTCTCTCACGGTCGCATCCTCCTCCCTCAACCCTAATTTCCTCACCACATGCGGTATAGATAGTCGTCATCACATGCAACACAAATGAACGATCCCGATAGTCATGTATCTCCACGAAATCATGCATGTTTGTCTATGTAACTTCGTCGTTAATTTATTTGTATTTAGGCAGCCTCAGGTACTTACGACTTGATTCATATTGCTAGCTTGCACTTCATATATGTTAGCAGACGGAATACTTCATTGTTATCACATGAAGTTCATACATGTTAGCAGACGAAGTACAGATGTGTTTTCACAGGAAGTTCATATATGATATGacatgaagttcaaatctgttatcACGTGAAGTTCGAATCTGCTGTCGCATGATGTTGAAATCTGTTATGACGTAATTAAACCCGAGGGTATAGTGTATTAGTTTCATGTGATGCAGTTGTACAATTTTATTTCCTACCTCGTATTAATTTGATGTTGTTCAATTGGTCTGCAGGATGCAAGACCCGGATGGGGAGATTTTCTGTGACATAATTAGGTGGCAGAAAGTCGTAGCAGCAATGACAGACGAGCAACGAGACAAATTACGCACTTGTGCTGTTGGCCGATGCATGATGCAAATTCCATCCAGAAAGATACGGCCACTATTGGTCAAATACATGATGCAGGTTTATGACGAGGAAAAGGGTAGGTTCATCATTGAACCTAGGGTGGGTGAAATATCGGCAACAAATGAGGATGTGGAATGCTTGCTAGGATTACAGGATGAAGGCTTGTCGTCTGCTGATATTTtggaagaggaaggagaagaatggAAAACAAACATACCTACTAGATTTCTTAGTAAAAAAACTGGCAATTTAGTCATGAAAGATATGATTGATGAAATCATTACATCAAAAGCCACAAATGACGACTTCCTTCGAAGAGCTGTCTTAATTCTTATAGGGCTTGTTCTAGCTCCTACTTCGACAGCTACGGTTTACAAGCCGTTCTATGCATTTGTGGAAACAATGTACAAGTTACACAACTTGAATTGGAACCAATTCACACTTGCATATGTCATGGACCAGATCAGCCCTTGCCGGAGAGGAATATATGTTAGGCAGTGGCCAAAAGGCAATGTTGCAATTTTAGAGGTACATGTCCTTTAATGTTTTTATTTAATTATGTTGCAACATATACTAACTATCCTTTATATTTTTTTTACATGTAGTACTTGTATTGGGAGAAAGTGCAACCTCTTGATGAGATAGCACTATATGCTCGCATCTCTTCACGCCCACTTATGATCAACTGGACAGAAGCTGCTGTAGCCTTGAGAGATAGCTATGATCAAGATAATGGCCGGGGCAAAGGTATCCTTAAGGTAAGCATACATATACCGGCCATTTCATTTATTATAGTTGTTTTGCATAGAACTATGTACTGTCAAATATCGTACTGACAAATTAAATTTGTTAATTTTAGATTGAAGATAACATCACAGAGGCATATAGGCGACAGTATGGGAAGAAAACAGATGGAAAAAACATGGGTGCAGAAATTAAAAAACCGGGTACTGGAAGGAGCAATGGAAAGGGCAATGGAAGGAGCACTGGGAAGGCTAGTAGCTCGAGAAAACCCGGCCCGTCGTGGGAAATAAAGATGGAAACCACCATGAAGAGGATGATGCAGGATTTTAAGAGGGATATGATGGAAGAACTACCAGAGAGATGCGCGAAGGTGATTAGGCCTAAATAATTATGAACAACAAAGTTCACCATGTATTTAATTATTATTGACATCCTAAAATTTGTTTCCTTGTTGCAGGATGTTGTCAAATTATTAAACAAATCAGGTGTTAGGTACAAGCCATCCGCGGAAACACTTTCAGATCAGTACTGTTATGACGAAGGCTGCGGATCTTATCTCAACGGAGTACTTGAACGGAAAGAATTTGTTTACGACAAAAAAAGTGACACCCGGAGTGTGTCATTACCTAAAGAAGATGTTCACAAGGTTAGTTTCACAACAAATAATGCAGATTAACATGCTTCCACTATTGTGAATAATGCAGATTAACATGCTTTCACCTGCGTCACGTGCTTGTATGTTTCCTTTCCGTAGGTGTCGAAAGAGGACAATAAAGAAGAGGATTACATAACACCTGCAAGGACCAAGTGTGACTTCATAGGGGATGGCACGCCAGACAATCCATGGCAAGTTGCTGAAGATTTTAAGGAGGCCTCTTCATCGGAGGTGCCATCAAATATTTTTGAACCTGCCCTCAAAAATATGAACAAAGAAGACAAACACAAAGAGGCTGCCTCAGAAGGATCAAAAAGCGTCAACAGTGCAACCGGCAAGAATGAAGATGTAAATGGAAAGAGGAAGC includes the following:
- the LOC127310059 gene encoding uncharacterized protein; its protein translation is MKDMIDEIITSKATNDDFLRRAVLILIGLVLAPTSTATVYKPFYAFVETMYKLHNLNWNQFTLAYVMDQISPCRRGIYVRQWPKGNVAILEYLYWEKVQPLDEIALYARISSRPLMINWTEAAVALRDSYDQDNGRGKGILKIEDNITEAYRRQYGKKTDGKNMGAEIKKPGTGRSNGKGNGRSTGKASSSRKPGPSWEIKMETTMKRMMQDFKRDMMEELPERCAKDVVKLLNKSGVRYKPSAETLSDQYCYDEGCGSYLNGVLERKEFVYDKKSDTRSVSLPKEDVHKVSKEDNKEEDYITPARTKCDFIGDGTPDNPWQVAEDFKEASSSEVPSNIFEPALKNMNKEDKHKEAASEGSKSVNSATGKNEDVNGKRKRKLPLKLQYPYIIENRTKRQPRKKPTPAIATPSTNDVEIPQDSTALPAEHIAAAELFVQLCCKSEVIDAYIGDLSRRVGDDRYLCAAWRSSFLLEAHRKGHKTKNNNKNNDLLAVRTGTIQRVIDEYFRREKAYFPVNISNNHWTTVIMHTPKQEFQVLDSLFPLSVTIDTVRALRQQISADIQEYNKSTSGFFPDVISWDIKSYDMPQQKDGNSCGLFVLQCMEHWDGDKWNKEISQEMINGSRNLINAQIVLATSNLLETVKTKVVRISKRFTK